The genomic window TCTCCATCCTCGGCTCCCAACCGCCGCCGAGCGCCTGGTACAGGCTCACGATGGCGAGAAGCCGCGCGAGTTGGGCCTGCGACAGCGCGTCTTCCGCCTGGAACAGGGTCAGTTGGGTGTTGAGCACGGTCACGATGTCGGCAGTGCCGGCGCGCAATTGCTGCTCGGAGAGATCGAAGGCGCGGCGCGAGGCGGCGACGACATCGCGCTGCAATTGCAGCTTGATCGTGGTCTGCTTGATCGAGAACAGCGCGTTGTCGACATCGGCAAAGGCCTGGACGATGGTCTTGCGGTAGGTCTGCAGCAGTTCGTCCTGACGCGCCTTGGCAAGTTCGAAATTGCCGAGGATCCTGCCGCCGTCGAAGATCGGCTGCGTGGCGCTGCCGACGAGCTGGAAGAAGGCGGCATGCGGCTGGAACAGCGAGACCAGCGCCGAGCTCTGATAGCCGCCATTGCCGGTCAGCTGGATCGTCGGAAAGAACTGCGCGCGGGCATTGCCGATGTTTGCGGTGGCGGAGGCGAGCTGTGCCTCCTGCCGGCGGATGTCCGGCCGCTGCGTCAGGATCTCGGACGGCAGGCCGGGCGTGACGCGCGGGATCGCGATCCGGTCCAGCGAGCCGCCGAGCACGCGCACGCTCTCCGGCGGGCGCGATACCAACACAGCCAGCGCGTTGATGTTCTGGTCGAGCGTCTGGCGCAGTGGCGGCACCAAGGCCTTCTGGTTCGCGACCAGGCTCTCCTGCTGGGCGACGTCAAGATCGCTTCCGGTGCCGGCCTTACGTCGCTCCTTGACTGCATCGAGGATGCGTTGCGCGCTCGCGATGTTGCGCTGTGAGGTCCTGATGCGGTCCTGCGAGGCCAGCACCTGGAAATAGGCATTGGCGACGGCTGCAAGCGTCGTCAGCGCGACCGTGTCGCGATCGAAGCGGTTGGCGTTCGCCGTCTCCTCAGCCGTCTGCAGCGCGTCGCGGTTCTGGCCCCAGAAGTCGAGCTGGTAGCTCGCGCTCAGCGAGGCCGAATAGTTGACGACTTCGCGCCCGCCGATGGACAGGCCCGAGGCGCTCGAGCCCGAGGTGCGCGAGTAGGTTTCCGATCCAGCCGTGGACAGGCTCGGCAGCAGCGCCGCGCCCGCCTGCCGCGCCTGGGCGTCGGCCTGGACGATTCGCGCCACCGCAGCGGCGATGTCGAGGTTGACGGTCTGCGCCTCCTCCATCAGCTGCGTCAGCTCCGTGGAGCGGAAGCCGCGCCACCAATCCAGCGACGGCGGCGCATCCCCTTTGCCGGCGTATTTGTACTGCGTGGGAACATCGAGCGCGGGATCGGGAAGATCCTGCGTCAGCACGCAACCGCCCGAACTGGCCGCGAGGCACAGCGCCGCAAGCCAGCGCGCCGCGTGCCGCGTCCTGGACGCAGACCCCGGAGACCGCCGCATGGCGATCGCAGGAACAACCTGTGTCACATCCACCCCCCGCCGGGCAGGTCGAGCCGCCACCGCGAAGCCGGATTAACCGATTCGCGGCGGCGCAGTCGGGGGGCGTTGGACAACTCGTTCACAGCTGTGATGCTTTCTGCGGAACCTGAGACCCATATTAGCCGGGCGCGGAACTGCGGGACAGTCCCGCAGGTGCGAGAGGCGCGTCAGAACGGACCGACGTCAGGACCGCGCAAATGCGAGATGTCCTTGTCTCGCAGTGGCTTCTTGCATTTCAGCGCCGTCCTGTCACGCGCTCAAGCTTACTAAGATTTCATGTGATATTGCCGCAACACCGGTGCGGCTCGATCCTTATCGGAATGCTCAACAGCACCCACGCGATTTCAGCTCCGTCTCGAGGTCGGGCGACTCTCACGAGATCGTCAATTGCGACGAAAGCAAATGCGCCTCGCTCACGCAGATATGCTTTCAAGCTTCCGGACGCCTTTCACCCAGCTCGACATCGAGACATGCCGCCGAAGGCGAAGATTGTCGCGAGGACCGCCCACGACGATCGTTATCTTCTGTGCTCCGACGA from Bradyrhizobium zhanjiangense includes these protein-coding regions:
- a CDS encoding efflux transporter outer membrane subunit; translation: MDVTQVVPAIAMRRSPGSASRTRHAARWLAALCLAASSGGCVLTQDLPDPALDVPTQYKYAGKGDAPPSLDWWRGFRSTELTQLMEEAQTVNLDIAAAVARIVQADAQARQAGAALLPSLSTAGSETYSRTSGSSASGLSIGGREVVNYSASLSASYQLDFWGQNRDALQTAEETANANRFDRDTVALTTLAAVANAYFQVLASQDRIRTSQRNIASAQRILDAVKERRKAGTGSDLDVAQQESLVANQKALVPPLRQTLDQNINALAVLVSRPPESVRVLGGSLDRIAIPRVTPGLPSEILTQRPDIRRQEAQLASATANIGNARAQFFPTIQLTGNGGYQSSALVSLFQPHAAFFQLVGSATQPIFDGGRILGNFELAKARQDELLQTYRKTIVQAFADVDNALFSIKQTTIKLQLQRDVVAASRRAFDLSEQQLRAGTADIVTVLNTQLTLFQAEDALSQAQLARLLAIVSLYQALGGGWEPRMEKPVNAL